In Pelodictyon luteolum DSM 273, the genomic stretch CCATGTTCCTCACCCTCTATCAGGTACATGAGGGCGCCGACGATGCTCGTAAGCACAATGACGAAAAATAGAAACACCAGAATCTTGCGCGAAGAGGCCACAATTGATGCCCGGACAAAGTTCGCCTCATGGACGAACTGCATGAGCTTCAGAAGACGGAAGATACGCAGCACCCTGAAAAAGCGGATGACCAGCAGGTACTGGGTGCCGGGTATGAAGAGACTGAGCCAGGTAGGAAAGATGGAGAGGAAGTCGACGACGCCGAAAAAACTCAGGGCGTAGCGCCCTCTCCTTTCGGCTGCATAAATACGAAGTCCGTACTCGATGGAGAAGAGGATGGTGAAAAACCACTCGAAAGCGAGGAAGATATCCCCGGCTGCGGCATGGAAGGACGGCACGCTGTCAAACATGACGACCAGCACGCTGCAGGAAATTGAGAAAATGAGCAGAAGGTCGAAAGCCTTGGCCGGCAATGTGTCATAGTCGAAGATGACGTGCCGGAGTCGTTCTCTTGGTGTACCGGTTCTTTCCATGATTCGATCCTGTTGCACATAAAAAAAACTCCGCCGGTGCATGGCACTGGCGGAGATGGGAAAAACGGGCAAAAAAACGCCTTAGTGGTACTTTGCGCTCTCTTCCTTGACGAACTCGACGAGCAGCTTCAGGTTGGCCGGGTCGACGTCGGGCAGGATGCCGTGGCCGAGGTTGAAGACGTGGCCGGACTGAGCGGTGTGCTGGCCGAACTGGCGGAGGACCTTCGCGGCTTCCGCCTTGATCTTCTCGGGCGTGCCGTAGAGGACTGTCGGGTCCATGTTGCCCTGCAGGCAGACGCGGTCGCCGAGGATGGTGCGGGCTTTCTTGATGTCGATACCCCAGCCGAGTCCTACGGCGTCGCAGCCGGTGTCGGCGATTTCCGAAAGAATGGTGTTGCAGTCCTTCGAGAAGACGATGACCGGAACGTCAGGATACTTGGCCTTCACCGCCTGCACGTTCTCCTTGATGTAGGGAAGCGCGAACTCGCGGTAGTCGTCCTCGGACAGGGCGCTGGCCCATGAGTCGAAGATCTGGATGGCGTCGGCTCCGGCTTCGACCTGCGCACAGACGTATTCGGAGATGACGGCGGAAATCTTGCTGAGGAGCATGTGCGCCATTTTCGGCTCACGGTACATCATTTTCTTGGCGAACGCGTAGTTCTTCGATCCGCCGCCTTCGACAGCGTAGGTGAAGAGGGTCCATGCTGCACCGGAGAAACCGATGAGGGGAACGCGGTTGTCGAGTACTTTCTTCGTGAGGCGGATGGCATCAAGCACGTATCCGAGCTTGTCCTGTACCTCGGGGATGATGAGACGGTTGATGTCGGCCTGTGAACGGATCGGGGGGGTAAGCTTGATGCCCTTGGTTTCAATGATCTCAACGTCCATGCCCATAGCCTCGTTGACGACAAGGATGTCCGAGAAGATGATTGCCGCATCGACGCCCATCAGCTCGACCGGCTGGATGGTGACCTCCATGGCAAGTTCAGGAGTCTTGCAGAGGGTGAGGAAGTCGGTTTTTTCCCTGATTGCGCGGTACTCGGGGAGGTAACGGCCGGCCTGTCGCATCACCCAGATGGGGGTCCGTGAGCATGGCTGGCGCTTCAGTGCCCGGAGGAAAAGATCATTTTTGAGCATGCAGTGCTAAAGTTTGATGGTTGAACAAAACAGGCGGCCTTTCAGAGCGTGTCCCCGGAGACCCCGGGGGGAGGGCTGAACGCGATTCGAACCAGCAAAGGTACGATTTTTCAGCCTTTTTTTAAAACTTCGTCCTCACCCAGGCGCCACGTCAGCTGACGATATGGCGCTTGATGCCGAGTTCCTTCGGGCTGTAGCCGAGCGCAAGACCGACCATCTCCGACAGGTGAAACACCGGAATGGAGCTGTGGATATGGGCCTGCTTGAGGGCTTTCGACTGGTAGCCATCGAGCACCGTGTGGCAGAGCGGACAGGGGGTGACGATGAAGTCCGCCTTCTCTTCGATGGCTTCCCCGAGCGCCTCGGCTGCAACGCTGAGCGATTCCTCCTCTGCGACGAGCAGAGTGTGGAATCCGCAACAGCGGTTCTTATGGCGGTAGGGAATGGTCTTGCCGCCGAGTGCCTCGATAAGCTGGTCGAGCGAGGAAGGATCGAGCGGGTTGTCCTTGCCGAGTACCGTCGAAGGGCGCAGGATATGGCAGCCGTAGAACGGCGCGATGCGGTACTTCGAAAGCGGCACCTTCACCTTTGACTTGATGGCCTCCAGGCCGACGTCGTCGATAAGTACCCAGAGCAGGTGGCGGACTTCGGAGGTGCCGCGGTATTCCAGCCCCTCTTTTTTCAGGATCTCATTGACCTCCGCCCTCAGTTCCGGCGAGGCATCAAGTTTCTTCTTGGCGCTGCGGATGGTCATGAGACAGGTATTGCAGGAGACCACGAGGTCGAGGCCCATCTTCTCGGCATGGGCGATGTTGCGCGCGTTGACCAGCGCAAAGTGCTTCGGACTGACATAGTCGAGGTTGCTCCCGCCGCAGCAGGTGCTCTCGTGCAGGTGCACAAGCTCGATGCCGAGGTCCTTCTGCCAGAGTGCAATCGAGCGGTCAACCTCCTTGGTCATGGACTCATTGATGCAGCTCAGGTAATATGCGTATCTCTTCATCCGGTCATGCCTCCCGATTATTTATTATGGGTCTTGTGATCATCTTTCACATGCTCAGTCATCTCACGGAACTCCTCGCGGAACTGCTTCATGCCTTTCGACGATTTGACGAGCGGCGGCGGAGGCGGCGTGCGGCGTTTCATGATCATTTTCACGGCCATCGGCAGGAGGTTCTTCACCGTCCATGCAACGCCATTGGTGCGGAACGGCAGGGTTGCCTCGACCAGCTTGCCCTTCTTCTCGATATCGGACATGAACGCCTCGGCATGCTTCGCGCCGGCACTGTCTTTCAGACCGCGGCACTCGATGGCATCTTCTCGGATGCCGTGGATGGCTTCCATGATCGGGATATTTTTCACGCAGGTCTCCTGGCAGCGGTAGCAGTGGGTGCAGTCCCACACGCCGTGATCCTGCACCAGTTCGGCGAGGCGGACATCATGGAGACTGTCGCGCGTGTCGACGTTCATGCGGTACGACTTCAGGAGCACTGCAGGCGAAACGTACTCCTTGTTGGCACGAAGGATGCTGCACTCCGAGACGCAGGAGGCGCAGAGGATGCAGTCGGTGGCCTTGTCGTAACGCGAGAACTCCTCTTCGGAGACGAGAAACTCTTTCTTCCCCATCTCTGGTTCCGGCATGCTCGACTCAACCCAGTTCCGGTAGTGCTTCATCTTGCCGACAAGCGGATCCATATCGACGATGAGATCCTTGAGAAGCGGCAGGTTGCGCAGCGGCTCGATCTTGATGATGCCCGCTTCCCGGCACTTGGGGAGCTCGTCCCATACCTGGGTGGTGCAGGCGAGCTTGGAAATGCCGTTGATGCGCATGCCGCAGGAACCGCAGATGCCTGCCTGGCAGAACACCCGGTAGCTGACGGAGGCATCGATGTTCTCCTTGATGTAGTTCAGCGCACGAAGCACCGTGATACCCCGTTCGACCGGGATGGTATAGTCATCGAAATAAGGCTTGCTGTCAACCTGGGGGTTCAGCCTGAACACCCGGAAGGTGACATCCCGCTTGCCTTCGATATGCTGTTCGCTTGTGACAGTCATGGGCTCGTGTGGTTAATAAGTTCTTTCCTGGAGTTCATAACGGCCCATCGTCACCGGCTTTTCGCCGAGCTCCAACCTGCCGTCGACAAGGGTCGCCATCGTATGCTTGTGCCATTTCCCGTCGTCCCTCGTCGGGAAGTCGGTACGGGTATGTGAACCGCGGCTCTCTTCACGGGCATAGGCGCCGGCTGCGACGGTTTCGGAGAGGTCGAGCATGTTACGGAGCTCGAGGACCTGAAGCAGGTTGGTGTTGAACACGTCGCTGGAGTCAAACACCCTGACCTTCTTGAAGCGCTCCCTCAGGGCGGCGATGTCCTCGATGCCCTTCCGGAGGAGCGAGGCCTCGCGGTAGATGCCGACGTTGGTGCCGAGAGTATGGCCAAGCTCTTCACGGAGTGCGCCGTAGCGCTCATAGTGGCCAGAAGGCTGCATGTAGCTGCGGATCTCGTCGGCATGCTCCTTCAGTTCGGCGTCGGTGATATTGCCGGGTTCGAAGCTGCGGGCCTCCTCGGCTGCGGTATGGCCTGCGATGCGGCCGAAGACGAGGATGTCGAGCAGGGAGTTGCCGCCGAGGCGGTTGGCGCCGTGGACGGATACGCAGGCGCATTCGCCGGCGGCGTAGACGCCCTCCATCACGGTACGGCCCTGATTGTCGGTATCAATGCCGCCCATTGAGTAGTGGGCCGTCGGGCGGACGGGAATGGGCTCCTCGATCGGATCGACACCCTCGAAGTACATCGACATCTCACGGATCTGGGGAAGGCGCTGGCGGATGAGGTCGGCACCGAGATGGGTAAGGTCAAGGTGGATGTATTTGCCGGCAGGGCTGTCGAAGCCGCGGCCCTGGAGAATTTCGGTTTCGATGGAACGGGAGACGAGATCCCTCGGTCCGAGCTCCATCTTTTCAGGTGCATAACGCGACATGAACCGCTCGCCGAGGCTGTTGACGAGGTAACCGCCCTCGCCGCGCGCACCCTCGGTGACGAGCAGGCCGCTCTTGCGCAGTCCGGTCGGGTGGAACTGGACGAACTCCATGTCTTTCAGCGGGATGCCTGCGCGGTAGGCGATGGCCTGGCCATCACCGGTGTTGCCGAGGGCATTGCTGGAACGGTTCCAATACATCTTGGCATAGCCGCCGGTGGCGAAGATCACGGTCCTTGCGGTAAACGCCTCGATCTTGCCGGTCTTGATGTCCATGGCGATGAGCCCCTTGGAGCGGCTGCCCTTCACGGACAGGTTGAGTGCGAGGTACTCGTTGAAAAACACCACGCCTTTCTTCAGGCACTGTTCGTAGAGGGTCTGCAGAATCGTGTGGCCAGTCTTGTCTGCGCAGTAGCAGCAGCGGGGACGGCCTGCGCCGCCAAAGGGGCGCTGGGCGATGGTCTTGTCGTCGAGGCGCGACCAGGGGGTTCCCATGTTGTCGAGCTCGCGGATGATTTTCGGGGCCTCGGTGCAGAGCACTTCCGCTGCATCCTGGTCGGCGAGGTAATCGCTTCCCTTGATGGTGTCGAAAATATGCAGTTCGACCGAGTCATCCTTGGCGGTGTTGCCGAGAGCGGCATTGGCGCCACCCTGAGCCGCAGAAGTGTGGGACCGGTTGGGATAGACCTTCGAGAGCACGGCGATGTTCAGCGACGGATTCGTCTTCATCGCTTCCATGGCAGCGTAGAGCCCGGCGCCCCCCCCTCCGACGATAATGATATCAAATGGTTTCATTCGCTCAAGTCTTGTGTATGACCTCTCGGGGAGGCGTACGGATTAAATGGCCGGGCACAGCAGTGGCGGAGCCCCGCATTCTGGATAGTCTCTTTCTCGGAATCCCTCAGGAAATGCCGCTGGGGAGCGCCCCCTTACAGGGCGACATGGTCGTCGTGAGCCGGCAGTTCCTCGACGGCATGGAGAACGTCAGTCATATTGAGGACGCCGACCACTGCATTGCCGTCCATCACCGTCAGGCGGCGGAC encodes the following:
- a CDS encoding ion transporter, with translation MERTGTPRERLRHVIFDYDTLPAKAFDLLLIFSISCSVLVVMFDSVPSFHAAAGDIFLAFEWFFTILFSIEYGLRIYAAERRGRYALSFFGVVDFLSIFPTWLSLFIPGTQYLLVIRFFRVLRIFRLLKLMQFVHEANFVRASIVASSRKILVFLFFVIVLTSIVGALMYLIEGEEHGFRSIPESIYWAIVTVTTVGYGDISPETPLGRFLAALLMITGYSVIAVPTGIVSAEMSSMRSSCSPERLCRACPGLRHEPDAAFCRRCGLPLEDAPDGDGLS
- the hemE gene encoding uroporphyrinogen decarboxylase — encoded protein: MLKNDLFLRALKRQPCSRTPIWVMRQAGRYLPEYRAIREKTDFLTLCKTPELAMEVTIQPVELMGVDAAIIFSDILVVNEAMGMDVEIIETKGIKLTPPIRSQADINRLIIPEVQDKLGYVLDAIRLTKKVLDNRVPLIGFSGAAWTLFTYAVEGGGSKNYAFAKKMMYREPKMAHMLLSKISAVISEYVCAQVEAGADAIQIFDSWASALSEDDYREFALPYIKENVQAVKAKYPDVPVIVFSKDCNTILSEIADTGCDAVGLGWGIDIKKARTILGDRVCLQGNMDPTVLYGTPEKIKAEAAKVLRQFGQHTAQSGHVFNLGHGILPDVDPANLKLLVEFVKEESAKYH
- a CDS encoding CoB--CoM heterodisulfide reductase iron-sulfur subunit B family protein codes for the protein MKRYAYYLSCINESMTKEVDRSIALWQKDLGIELVHLHESTCCGGSNLDYVSPKHFALVNARNIAHAEKMGLDLVVSCNTCLMTIRSAKKKLDASPELRAEVNEILKKEGLEYRGTSEVRHLLWVLIDDVGLEAIKSKVKVPLSKYRIAPFYGCHILRPSTVLGKDNPLDPSSLDQLIEALGGKTIPYRHKNRCCGFHTLLVAEEESLSVAAEALGEAIEEKADFIVTPCPLCHTVLDGYQSKALKQAHIHSSIPVFHLSEMVGLALGYSPKELGIKRHIVS
- a CDS encoding succinate dehydrogenase/fumarate reductase iron-sulfur subunit is translated as MTVTSEQHIEGKRDVTFRVFRLNPQVDSKPYFDDYTIPVERGITVLRALNYIKENIDASVSYRVFCQAGICGSCGMRINGISKLACTTQVWDELPKCREAGIIKIEPLRNLPLLKDLIVDMDPLVGKMKHYRNWVESSMPEPEMGKKEFLVSEEEFSRYDKATDCILCASCVSECSILRANKEYVSPAVLLKSYRMNVDTRDSLHDVRLAELVQDHGVWDCTHCYRCQETCVKNIPIMEAIHGIREDAIECRGLKDSAGAKHAEAFMSDIEKKGKLVEATLPFRTNGVAWTVKNLLPMAVKMIMKRRTPPPPPLVKSSKGMKQFREEFREMTEHVKDDHKTHNK
- a CDS encoding FAD-dependent oxidoreductase; the protein is MKPFDIIIVGGGGAGLYAAMEAMKTNPSLNIAVLSKVYPNRSHTSAAQGGANAALGNTAKDDSVELHIFDTIKGSDYLADQDAAEVLCTEAPKIIRELDNMGTPWSRLDDKTIAQRPFGGAGRPRCCYCADKTGHTILQTLYEQCLKKGVVFFNEYLALNLSVKGSRSKGLIAMDIKTGKIEAFTARTVIFATGGYAKMYWNRSSNALGNTGDGQAIAYRAGIPLKDMEFVQFHPTGLRKSGLLVTEGARGEGGYLVNSLGERFMSRYAPEKMELGPRDLVSRSIETEILQGRGFDSPAGKYIHLDLTHLGADLIRQRLPQIREMSMYFEGVDPIEEPIPVRPTAHYSMGGIDTDNQGRTVMEGVYAAGECACVSVHGANRLGGNSLLDILVFGRIAGHTAAEEARSFEPGNITDAELKEHADEIRSYMQPSGHYERYGALREELGHTLGTNVGIYREASLLRKGIEDIAALRERFKKVRVFDSSDVFNTNLLQVLELRNMLDLSETVAAGAYAREESRGSHTRTDFPTRDDGKWHKHTMATLVDGRLELGEKPVTMGRYELQERTY